In Streptomyces sp. NBC_00414, a single window of DNA contains:
- a CDS encoding Scr1 family TA system antitoxin-like transcriptional regulator, translating into MRRQARLHGDRPLHVYAVVWEAALRQLVGGPDVMRAQLEHLLHVAQLPNVRLQVLPFRTGGHPTVSGSGRRGRAAGACVGPPG; encoded by the coding sequence ATGCGGCGCCAGGCCCGTCTGCACGGAGACCGCCCGCTCCACGTGTACGCGGTCGTCTGGGAAGCGGCACTGCGACAACTGGTCGGCGGACCGGACGTGATGCGGGCCCAGTTGGAGCACCTGTTGCACGTGGCTCAACTTCCCAACGTGCGACTGCAGGTACTGCCGTTCCGCACGGGCGGCCACCCGACCGTCAGTGGCAGTGGCCGTCGGGGTCGCGCTGCGGGCGCCTGCGTAGGCCCTCCGGGGTGA
- a CDS encoding Uma2 family endonuclease, translating into MSAELSMEPVMTQQDPIDLLIAFEEASKTPIRPEYVEGTVIVPPAPNDNHNDGTGELFFQFRVAGLRLVGMGNGYRAAHKDGRTMALLIPDFYVRRRKATELDESYRRAHKGWYPIDMIALVGEVTSTNHETDTGPKLRTYAAADVPLYVLINRHRKTAHCYSDPITPGDDPTEAYYATEIKVELGRPLPLPSPYPTLETAPFLEPTE; encoded by the coding sequence ATGAGTGCCGAACTCAGCATGGAGCCGGTCATGACGCAGCAGGACCCCATCGATCTGCTGATCGCGTTCGAGGAGGCGTCCAAGACGCCGATTCGACCCGAGTACGTCGAAGGGACGGTCATCGTGCCGCCGGCACCGAACGACAACCACAATGACGGCACAGGGGAGCTGTTCTTCCAGTTCCGCGTCGCCGGACTCCGCCTGGTGGGCATGGGCAACGGCTACCGGGCAGCTCACAAGGACGGCCGCACCATGGCCCTGCTGATCCCGGACTTCTATGTACGCCGCCGCAAGGCGACGGAGTTGGACGAGTCGTACCGCAGGGCCCACAAGGGCTGGTACCCCATTGACATGATCGCCCTGGTCGGCGAGGTGACCTCCACCAACCACGAGACGGACACCGGCCCCAAGCTGCGCACCTACGCCGCCGCCGACGTCCCCCTCTACGTCCTGATCAACCGTCACCGGAAGACGGCCCACTGCTACTCCGACCCGATCACTCCTGGCGACGACCCCACCGAGGCGTACTACGCCACCGAGATCAAGGTCGAACTGGGCCGCCCGCTCCCGCTGCCCTCCCCGTATCCGACGCTGGAGACGGCTCCCTTCTTGGAGCCGACGGAGTAA
- a CDS encoding mechanosensitive ion channel family protein codes for MFLSVLSAADPTEEPTSPTLEDAQESANNAASWVEQNWSTWLSIGLRVLLIVVIAVVLRVFVRRTITKFIDRMNRTAQAVDGTALGGLLVNVERRRQRSQAIGSVLRSVASFLIVGTAALMILGTFQINLAPLLASAGVAGVAIGFGARNLVTDFLSGVFMILEDQYGVGDTVDAGVASGEVIEVGLRVTKLRGDNGEIWYVRNGEVKRIGNLSQGWATAGVDVTVRSDEDLDRVRSVLAEVGEAMSKDEPWNERLWGPIEVLGLDSVILDSMVVRVSAKTMPGKALSVERELRWRIKQAFDRADISIVGGLPAPPDAEPAPDPTAGMAAPSAYSNTGSPQSQSASPLTPPAVVPSNTAK; via the coding sequence GTGTTCTTGTCCGTCCTGTCGGCCGCCGATCCCACCGAGGAACCGACGTCACCGACGCTTGAGGACGCCCAGGAAAGCGCCAACAACGCCGCCAGCTGGGTGGAGCAGAACTGGTCCACCTGGCTCAGCATCGGCCTGCGCGTGCTGCTCATCGTGGTCATCGCGGTGGTGCTGAGAGTCTTCGTCCGGCGGACCATCACGAAGTTCATCGACCGTATGAACCGGACGGCCCAGGCGGTCGACGGCACGGCGCTCGGGGGCCTCCTGGTCAACGTCGAACGCCGTCGTCAGCGCTCCCAGGCCATCGGTTCGGTCCTCCGTTCGGTCGCGTCCTTCCTGATAGTGGGCACGGCCGCGCTGATGATCCTGGGCACGTTCCAGATCAACCTGGCGCCGCTGCTGGCCTCCGCCGGTGTGGCGGGTGTGGCGATCGGTTTCGGCGCCCGCAATCTCGTGACGGACTTCCTCTCCGGCGTCTTCATGATCCTGGAGGACCAGTACGGCGTAGGCGACACGGTCGACGCGGGGGTGGCCTCCGGCGAGGTCATCGAGGTGGGCCTGCGGGTCACCAAGCTGCGGGGCGACAACGGCGAGATCTGGTACGTCCGGAACGGCGAGGTCAAGCGCATCGGCAACCTCTCCCAGGGCTGGGCCACGGCCGGCGTCGACGTCACGGTCCGCTCGGACGAGGACCTGGACCGCGTCCGCTCGGTCCTCGCGGAGGTCGGCGAGGCGATGAGCAAGGACGAGCCCTGGAACGAGCGTCTGTGGGGCCCGATAGAGGTTCTGGGCCTGGACAGCGTCATCCTGGACTCGATGGTGGTCCGCGTCAGCGCGAAGACCATGCCGGGCAAGGCCCTCTCCGTCGAACGCGAACTGCGCTGGCGCATCAAGCAGGCCTTCGACCGCGCGGACATCAGCATCGTGGGCGGCCTCCCGGCCCCGCCGGACGCCGAACCGGCCCCCGACCCGACGGCGGGCATGGCGGCCCCGTCGGCGTACTCCAACACGGGCTCCCCACAGTCCCAGTCGGCGTCCCCGCTGACGCCTCCGGCGGTTGTTCCGTCGAACACGGCGAAGTAG
- a CDS encoding HNH endonuclease produces MPHVLVLNASYEPLGVVPLRRALVLVLENKAVSLEESGAFMHSATVTVPAPSVVRLKRFVRVPYRGPVPLTRRALFARDGGRCMYCGGVATSVDHVIPRSRGGQHVWDNVVASCRRCNHVKADRHLVEIGWRLRHKPAPPSGLAWRIIGTGHRDPRWLPYLQPYGAEDAMARIDGISA; encoded by the coding sequence GTGCCGCATGTCCTGGTCCTCAACGCGTCGTACGAGCCCCTCGGTGTCGTACCGCTCCGCCGCGCGCTCGTCCTCGTCCTTGAGAACAAGGCAGTCTCTCTTGAGGAATCCGGCGCCTTCATGCACAGCGCTACCGTCACTGTCCCCGCCCCCAGCGTGGTCCGGCTGAAGAGGTTCGTACGGGTCCCTTACCGGGGGCCCGTTCCGCTGACCCGCAGGGCGCTGTTCGCCCGGGACGGCGGCCGGTGCATGTACTGCGGTGGCGTCGCAACCAGCGTCGACCACGTCATCCCGCGCAGCCGCGGGGGTCAGCACGTCTGGGACAACGTGGTGGCGTCCTGCCGCCGGTGCAACCACGTCAAGGCCGACCGCCACCTGGTCGAGATCGGCTGGCGCCTGCGCCATAAACCGGCCCCGCCGTCGGGGCTCGCGTGGCGCATCATCGGCACCGGACACCGGGATCCGCGCTGGCTGCCCTACCTGCAGCCGTACGGCGCGGAGGACGCGATGGCCCGGATCGACGGCATTTCCGCCTGA
- a CDS encoding ABC transporter permease: MTGDLRLAWLLTRGSDRREWWRVTLTAVGAALATGLGLAAVAVASVSLTASARGQVSTPYFHGLLNQPGQRAGVVVTLLLLWVPVLGFLGQCARIGAVHRDRRLAGLRLAGATPRQVRRIAALESGLACLLGASVAAVFSALVMVNLLERRLPLPAWVGFALVTLAVPLLALLVSVVALRRVVASPLGWVRRVRPGHGRIAGLALVVPAALVGLGALLVVMRSTGPGTTAFPLLAFSAVALTGAGAVAVAGLTARAVGRLLAARTGSPAVLLAAERLRADPWATARTHAAVLLVTVVGVGFMGVRQMFLDSVHHPQEGLPHSPGDVAFYTTGVDLVGAAVLVALLIGLGGLAAGTAESLATRRRGLAAQTAAGVPRKVLGRALLLETALPLAPAMLLAGAGGTAVHLVYGAFVDNRIVPVLLPLLVPVAVYAACLLAATTSLPLLHRSVHPAELRFT; this comes from the coding sequence ATGACCGGGGACCTCAGGCTCGCGTGGCTGCTGACCCGGGGCTCGGACCGGCGGGAGTGGTGGCGGGTGACGCTGACGGCGGTGGGGGCCGCGCTGGCCACCGGCCTGGGTCTCGCGGCGGTCGCGGTCGCCTCGGTGTCCTTGACGGCCTCGGCGCGCGGGCAGGTGTCCACCCCGTACTTCCACGGCCTGCTGAACCAGCCGGGGCAGCGCGCCGGAGTGGTCGTCACGCTGTTGCTCCTGTGGGTGCCGGTACTCGGCTTCCTCGGCCAGTGCGCGCGGATCGGCGCCGTGCACCGCGACCGCAGGCTGGCCGGACTGCGGCTCGCCGGGGCGACACCGCGGCAGGTGCGGCGTATCGCGGCCCTGGAGTCGGGCCTCGCCTGTCTGCTGGGGGCGTCGGTCGCCGCGGTGTTCTCCGCGCTCGTCATGGTGAACCTGTTGGAGCGGCGGCTTCCGCTGCCGGCCTGGGTCGGTTTCGCCCTGGTGACGCTCGCCGTACCGCTTCTCGCCCTGCTGGTGAGCGTGGTCGCGCTGCGCCGGGTCGTGGCCTCGCCGCTCGGCTGGGTCCGCCGGGTGCGGCCGGGCCACGGCCGGATCGCCGGCCTCGCCCTGGTGGTGCCGGCGGCGCTGGTGGGCCTGGGCGCCCTGCTGGTGGTCATGCGGAGCACCGGGCCGGGGACCACCGCGTTCCCCCTGCTGGCGTTCTCCGCGGTGGCGCTGACCGGTGCGGGCGCGGTGGCGGTCGCCGGCCTCACCGCGCGGGCCGTCGGTAGGCTGCTCGCCGCCCGGACCGGGAGCCCCGCGGTCCTCCTCGCCGCCGAACGCCTCCGGGCCGACCCGTGGGCCACCGCGCGCACCCACGCCGCGGTGCTCCTGGTGACCGTGGTCGGCGTCGGCTTCATGGGCGTACGCCAGATGTTCCTGGACTCCGTGCACCACCCGCAGGAGGGCCTGCCCCACAGCCCCGGCGACGTGGCGTTCTACACCACCGGCGTCGATCTGGTGGGCGCCGCCGTCCTGGTGGCGCTGCTGATCGGCCTGGGTGGCCTTGCCGCGGGCACCGCGGAGTCGCTCGCGACCCGGCGCCGGGGCCTCGCCGCGCAGACCGCGGCGGGCGTACCGCGCAAGGTGCTCGGCCGGGCGCTGCTCCTGGAGACCGCGCTGCCGCTGGCCCCGGCGATGCTGCTCGCGGGCGCCGGCGGCACGGCGGTCCACCTCGTCTACGGCGCCTTCGTGGACAACCGGATCGTCCCGGTGCTGCTGCCCCTGCTCGTCCCCGTGGCGGTGTACGCGGCCTGTCTGCTCGCCGCGACCACGTCCCTCCCGCTGCTGCACCGCTCGGTCCACCCGGCGGAACTGCGCTTCACGTAG